CGCCCCTGCAAAAAACGCCATTGATCTGCCCGGGCAATACTATCCCGCAACGCGCCCAGCCCTGTGGTATCTACTCCGCCGCCAAAACCCCCGCCAAATCTTCCAAACTGAGTCGCCAGCGGAATTTGCTCCAACAGTTCCACAGACTTGCGCGTCGTAACATATCCCCCCTTTGTCTCCCCCTCCCATGTAACCCGATACGCATCGCCCCCAATCAGCAACGAAGACGCACCCGAAACCTGCGGTGCAACCGGCACCGTCGTCTGCGCTGTCGCCGTACCCAACCCCGTCGTAACAGACAGATGATAGGTCTTACCAGACTCAATAATCAAATCCGACTGCTCGTAATAACCCGGCTTATCCACCACAGGTGACAACTCGTACGACACCCCATCCACCTCAATCGTCACCAGCGCATCGGACAGCGCACTCGCCTCCCGATCATACACACTGGAAAGCGGCATGGTCGTACCCACAAACAAATCGGACACAGGGCTCCCCGCCCGCAAAAAACCCTCGACATAAACCGTCTCTCGAAACTCCCCCAACGACTCAGTCGGCGCCGTGCTACAACCCCCAGCACCAAGACCGAGAACAAAACAAAATATCCATTGTATTTTTCTCATCCCAGGATCCTCTCTCACATATTAAAACGAAAACCAACACTCGGCAAAATCGGCTGCAGAAGCACATCCTGCACCTGAATCTCCGG
Above is a genomic segment from Gemmatimonadota bacterium containing:
- a CDS encoding DUF4249 family protein translates to MRKIQWIFCFVLGLGAGGCSTAPTESLGEFRETVYVEGFLRAGSPVSDLFVGTTMPLSSVYDREASALSDALVTIEVDGVSYELSPVVDKPGYYEQSDLIIESGKTYHLSVTTGLGTATAQTTVPVAPQVSGASSLLIGGDAYRVTWEGETKGGYVTTRKSVELLEQIPLATQFGRFGGGFGGGVDTTGLGALRDSIARADQWRFLQGRSLSLNPRQFSYYGIYSFLVYALDENYGDYLISSAQDEAALDEPQFHVKGGIGLFASMAADSVVFRVE